In the genome of Eggerthella sp. YY7918, one region contains:
- a CDS encoding cell wall metabolism sensor histidine kinase WalK: MNEKRERRVLWIVLPLILLVCLSLWYARTFYRYDITTVVEVESQAGVWDLTNVDFTNTIVKLTGDTTYLPNAILTPDEFAAHQAQATLGEPGEEGAPCATSFMRVLLPDKRTYMLHVSSIDFAHRLYLNGELRLQAGTPAATAEEFQPGYLRTTIEVTPEVTPAGGQLDIVQQGANFVHREGGNHAGHFIGLPNVVRPFNDLKSDMELLIAGLFLALFLVFTTLYVVFRSYKSNLLFALLCLTWFVRTGVTGAKVFYTIIPALPWQLAFRAEYLTLPVACILLLLLVREQFPGIVQKAATVIIAAVSGGFATFCLVADTVAMSWAVVGYTLFYNVVIVYLIVRFALKLPGMLRAHTLQTEHLVALGGFAVFLLGAVHDGFYYLNIYLAGISFSLLEISMLIFAFTQMTANFYGTLRQVLVARENEQRLAAEKDVLAEMGRLKSRLYADVSHEMKTPLTVIAANAQFAAQNITAGAVDRETVVDLHAISAEAKRLGQMVTSLVQLNRTQDAAQGTSALPLDALVRDTARMYQSIFAHKHNRLSVEVDPALPLVEGDVDQLTQVLINLLANANKHTAHGQVTLQARCDAGGVRVSVTDTGEGIAPELLPHVFERYQRGDEDGTGLGLPICKTIVEEHGGQMGVESEPGAGTRVWFTLPGKDVKNDG, from the coding sequence ATGAATGAGAAACGGGAGCGCAGGGTCTTGTGGATCGTGCTGCCGCTCATCCTGCTGGTGTGCCTGTCGCTGTGGTACGCGCGCACGTTCTACCGCTACGACATCACCACGGTGGTGGAGGTTGAATCGCAGGCCGGCGTATGGGACCTCACCAACGTCGATTTCACCAACACCATTGTGAAGCTCACGGGCGACACAACGTATCTGCCAAACGCCATCCTCACGCCTGACGAATTCGCCGCCCACCAGGCACAAGCCACGTTAGGCGAGCCGGGTGAAGAAGGGGCCCCGTGCGCCACCAGCTTCATGCGCGTGCTGCTGCCCGACAAGCGCACCTACATGCTGCACGTATCTAGCATCGACTTCGCCCATCGCCTCTACCTCAACGGCGAGCTCAGGTTGCAAGCCGGCACGCCCGCCGCAACAGCAGAGGAATTCCAGCCCGGCTACCTGCGCACCACCATCGAGGTCACGCCAGAGGTCACGCCGGCAGGCGGTCAGCTCGACATCGTGCAACAAGGGGCAAACTTCGTCCACCGAGAAGGCGGCAACCATGCCGGGCACTTCATCGGTCTGCCCAACGTGGTGCGCCCGTTTAACGACCTCAAGTCCGACATGGAACTGCTCATAGCAGGCTTGTTCCTAGCTCTCTTCCTGGTGTTCACCACCCTGTACGTGGTGTTCCGCTCCTACAAAAGCAACCTGTTGTTCGCGCTGCTGTGCCTCACCTGGTTTGTGCGCACGGGCGTGACGGGCGCGAAGGTGTTCTACACCATCATCCCCGCGCTCCCGTGGCAGCTGGCCTTCCGTGCCGAATACCTCACGCTGCCCGTGGCGTGCATTCTCTTGCTGCTGCTGGTGCGCGAGCAGTTCCCCGGCATCGTGCAAAAGGCCGCAACGGTGATTATTGCGGCGGTGTCCGGCGGGTTCGCGACCTTCTGCCTGGTGGCCGACACCGTAGCTATGAGCTGGGCTGTCGTCGGCTACACCCTGTTTTACAACGTCGTGATTGTCTACCTCATTGTGCGCTTTGCCCTGAAGCTGCCGGGCATGCTGCGCGCCCACACGCTGCAAACCGAGCACCTGGTTGCCCTTGGCGGCTTCGCAGTGTTTCTGCTGGGAGCGGTGCACGACGGGTTCTACTACCTCAACATCTACCTGGCGGGCATCAGCTTCTCGCTGTTGGAAATATCCATGCTCATCTTCGCCTTCACCCAAATGACGGCCAACTTCTACGGTACGCTGCGGCAGGTGCTCGTTGCCCGCGAAAACGAGCAGCGCCTGGCGGCCGAAAAGGACGTGCTCGCCGAGATGGGTCGGCTGAAGAGCCGCCTCTACGCCGATGTGTCGCACGAAATGAAAACCCCGCTCACCGTCATTGCCGCCAACGCCCAGTTCGCAGCCCAAAACATCACGGCTGGCGCGGTGGACCGTGAAACCGTGGTAGACTTGCACGCTATCTCTGCCGAGGCCAAGCGCCTGGGCCAGATGGTGACCAGTCTGGTGCAGCTGAATCGCACACAGGACGCCGCGCAGGGTACAAGCGCGCTCCCGCTCGATGCGCTCGTGCGCGACACGGCTCGCATGTACCAGTCCATCTTTGCGCACAAGCACAACCGCTTAAGCGTGGAGGTGGACCCCGCGTTGCCGCTGGTGGAGGGCGATGTCGACCAGCTCACCCAGGTGCTCATCAACCTGCTGGCCAACGCCAACAAGCACACGGCGCACGGGCAGGTAACCCTGCAGGCGCGCTGCGACGCGGGCGGCGTGCGGGTGAGCGTGACGGACACCGGCGAGGGCATCGCGCCCGAGCTGCTGCCGCACGTGTTCGAGCGCTACCAACGCGGCGACGAGGACGGCACGGGGCTGGGGCTTCCCATCTGCAAGACCATCGTGGAGGAGCACGGCGGCCAGATGGGCGTGGAAAGCGAGCCAGGTGCGGGCACGCGGGTGTGGTTCACCCTGCCGGGAAAGGACGTGAAAAACGATGGCTGA